The following proteins are encoded in a genomic region of Streptomyces lunaelactis:
- the holA gene encoding DNA polymerase III subunit delta: protein MATRKNSTDDTLAPVTLAVGQEDLLLDRAVQQVVAAARAADADTDVRDLTSDQLQPGTLAELTSPSLFAERKVVVVRNAQDLSADTIKDVKSYLDAPAEEITLVLLHAGGAKGKGLLDAARKAGAREVACPKTTKPAERLTFVRSEFRALGRSATPEACQALVDSIGSDLRELASAVSQLASDVAGTIDEAVVGRYYKGRAEASSFTVADRAVEGRAAEALEALRWSLSTGVAPVLITSALAQGVRAIGKLSSARGGRPADLARELGMPPWKIDRVRQQMRGWTPDGVAMALRAVADADAGVKGGGDDPEYALEKAVVAVARAARSRR, encoded by the coding sequence ATGGCCACCAGGAAGAATTCGACCGACGACACTCTCGCCCCCGTCACGCTCGCCGTGGGCCAGGAGGACCTGCTCCTCGACCGTGCCGTGCAGCAGGTGGTGGCGGCCGCGCGGGCCGCCGACGCCGATACGGACGTACGCGACCTCACCTCCGACCAGCTCCAGCCCGGCACCCTCGCGGAGCTGACCAGCCCCTCGCTCTTCGCCGAGCGCAAGGTCGTCGTCGTGCGCAACGCACAGGATCTGTCCGCCGACACGATCAAGGACGTCAAGAGCTATCTCGACGCGCCTGCCGAGGAGATCACCCTCGTCCTGCTGCACGCCGGCGGCGCCAAGGGCAAGGGGCTGCTGGACGCGGCGCGCAAGGCCGGGGCGCGTGAGGTCGCCTGCCCCAAGACCACGAAGCCCGCGGAGCGGCTCACGTTCGTACGCTCCGAGTTCCGCGCGCTGGGGCGGTCGGCGACGCCCGAGGCGTGCCAGGCGCTGGTCGACTCCATCGGCAGCGATCTGCGGGAGCTGGCGAGCGCGGTCTCGCAGCTGGCCTCGGACGTCGCGGGCACGATCGACGAGGCGGTCGTCGGGCGGTACTACAAGGGCCGGGCCGAGGCCTCCAGCTTCACGGTTGCCGACCGTGCGGTGGAGGGGCGTGCGGCGGAGGCGCTGGAGGCGTTGCGCTGGTCGCTGTCGACGGGGGTCGCGCCGGTGCTGATCACGAGCGCGCTGGCACAGGGGGTGCGGGCGATCGGCAAGCTGTCCTCGGCGCGGGGCGGGCGGCCCGCGGATCTCGCACGTGAGCTGGGGATGCCGCCGTGGAAGATCGACCGGGTACGGCAGCAGATGCGCGGCTGGACGCCGGACGGGGTGGCGATGGCGCTGCGCGCGGTGGCGGATGCGGATGCCGGGGTCAAGGGCGGCGGAGACGATCCGGAGTACGCGCTGGAGAAGGCCGTGGTAGCGGTCGCCCGGGCGGCGCGGTCGAGGCGGTAG
- a CDS encoding arylamine N-acetyltransferase family protein, translating to MDANLLDAYLRRIGATRPERADAAALRDLQLRHLWTVPFENLSIHLGEDIVLEEKPLLAKIVDARRGGFCYELNGAFAALLRGLGFTVTLLQGRVFGDAGRLGIPYDHLALRVETADSSGPWLADVGFGDHAHHPLVLDERGDQRDPAGTFRIAEAPEYGDLDVYRDGKPQFRLDTRPRVLADFEAGAWWHRTSPGSHFPRSVVCSRLTPEGRITLSGRKLVTTVGGERHEQPLADDAALLAAYRDHFGLVLDRLPPAPGNANG from the coding sequence ATGGATGCCAACCTCCTCGATGCCTATCTCCGCCGTATCGGAGCCACCCGTCCAGAGCGCGCAGACGCCGCCGCCCTGCGTGATCTGCAGTTGCGGCACTTGTGGACGGTTCCGTTCGAGAACCTCTCCATCCACCTCGGTGAGGACATCGTGCTCGAGGAGAAGCCGCTCCTCGCCAAGATCGTGGACGCCCGGCGCGGCGGCTTCTGCTACGAACTCAACGGCGCATTCGCCGCGTTGCTGCGCGGCCTCGGCTTCACGGTCACCCTCCTCCAGGGACGCGTCTTCGGCGACGCGGGGCGGCTCGGCATCCCGTACGACCATCTCGCCCTGCGCGTCGAGACGGCGGACTCCTCCGGGCCCTGGCTGGCCGACGTCGGCTTCGGGGACCATGCCCACCACCCCCTCGTCCTCGACGAGCGCGGGGATCAGCGGGACCCGGCCGGTACGTTCAGGATCGCGGAGGCGCCTGAGTACGGCGACCTCGACGTCTACCGCGACGGCAAACCGCAGTTCCGCCTCGATACGCGGCCCCGTGTCCTCGCCGACTTCGAGGCCGGAGCCTGGTGGCACCGCACCTCGCCCGGCTCCCACTTCCCCCGGTCCGTGGTCTGCTCCCGGCTCACCCCCGAGGGCAGGATCACGCTCAGCGGCCGCAAGCTGGTCACCACCGTGGGCGGCGAGCGCCATGAGCAGCCGCTGGCCGACGACGCGGCGCTACTGGCGGCCTACCGTGACCACTTCGGGCTGGTGCTCGACCGGCTGCCGCCCGCCCCGGGCAACGCGAACGGCTGA
- a CDS encoding ComEC/Rec2 family competence protein, with protein MTRAVVHAASGHRLGASDPRQEGPADLRLVPPALAAWAAAALALGARGWWTAAGVAACVAVAALLLAPAALRTVRAPLGLPAARRVPPVGGQQRLSEPRQRQRRRRRLNGTALAALLLCAAAGAASAGLHGADLHRGPLPALADQSAYVTAELTVTSDPRPIRPRVRGDHMAAGSVVLDAEATRVTAPGGAVTATRTPVLVIVPSGGPGGSVEQWQRLLPSTRLRMAGRLAPPLSADDRFAAVLRVQGDGPPPITGPPTSLQRTAGDLRTGLREATEGLAPDARALLPGLVVGDTSRIPPELHDAFEATDLTHLLAVSGSNLTLVLVLLIGPPGTALLAERRGLAPRLGITLRGTALIGGGLTLAFVVVCRPDPSVLRAAACGLITLLAIATGRRRSLIPALAAAVLLLVLYDPWLARSYGFLLSVLATGALLTIGPGWSAALQRRGVPPRLAEALAASAAAQAVCAPVVAVFAARVSLVAIPCNLAAELAVGPATILGFAALAAAPLAIPVAEVLARCAGWPAGWIASVARAGAALPGAEVGWPDGWPGGLLLAALTALIVLVARRLPRRPWVAVVCALLLLLAVLRPARLTRVVTGWPPPGWTFAMCDVGQGDTTVLAAGDGAAVVVDAGPDPELADRCLRDLGVTRVPLVLLTHFHADHVRGLPGVLRGRAVGAVQTTTFDEPRGQSAFVRRTTVAAGVPVIRAGPGEQRRVGRLAWQVLWPPSARGPGRTAAPDGPNDASVTLFVRIDGGPTLLLLGDLEPPAQRGLLRAFPVLPPVDVLKVAHHGSAHQDPGLLRSVRPRLALISCGRDNPYGHPSPRTVGALRSGGAVVLRTDTEGAIAVAGHGRELRASLEKISLQRKAPTTRSPTPSGR; from the coding sequence GTGACACGCGCGGTGGTTCATGCCGCGTCGGGCCATCGGCTGGGGGCCTCGGACCCGCGGCAGGAGGGACCGGCCGATCTGCGCCTGGTGCCGCCCGCCCTGGCGGCCTGGGCCGCGGCTGCTCTCGCGCTGGGTGCGCGGGGGTGGTGGACGGCGGCGGGTGTGGCGGCCTGTGTCGCCGTGGCGGCTCTGTTACTGGCTCCGGCGGCGCTGCGTACCGTACGCGCGCCTCTCGGACTTCCGGCTGCCCGCCGAGTACCGCCGGTCGGCGGACAGCAGCGCCTGTCCGAGCCCAGGCAACGGCAACGGCGTCGCCGTCGGCTCAACGGCACCGCCCTCGCCGCGCTGTTGCTGTGCGCCGCCGCGGGTGCGGCCTCGGCCGGACTGCATGGCGCGGATCTGCACCGCGGTCCGCTTCCCGCCCTGGCGGACCAATCCGCCTACGTCACCGCCGAGTTGACGGTCACCTCCGATCCGCGACCGATCCGGCCCCGGGTCCGCGGCGACCACATGGCGGCCGGGTCTGTCGTGCTGGACGCGGAGGCGACCCGGGTGACAGCGCCGGGCGGTGCGGTAACCGCGACCCGGACACCTGTCCTGGTGATCGTGCCGTCCGGTGGGCCAGGAGGCTCCGTCGAGCAGTGGCAGCGGCTGCTGCCCTCCACCCGGCTGCGGATGGCAGGGCGGCTCGCGCCCCCACTGAGCGCGGACGACCGGTTCGCCGCCGTACTGCGGGTTCAAGGGGACGGCCCACCGCCGATCACCGGCCCGCCAACCTCCCTCCAGCGCACGGCCGGAGACCTGCGGACCGGACTGCGCGAGGCGACGGAAGGGCTCGCCCCGGACGCCCGCGCCCTGTTGCCCGGGCTGGTCGTCGGGGACACCTCCCGGATCCCGCCCGAGCTGCACGACGCCTTCGAGGCGACCGACCTCACGCACTTGCTCGCCGTCTCCGGAAGCAACCTGACCCTTGTGCTCGTCCTGCTGATCGGGCCGCCGGGCACCGCCCTGCTGGCCGAACGACGCGGCCTCGCACCACGGTTGGGCATCACGCTGCGTGGGACCGCACTCATCGGAGGGGGGCTCACGCTCGCCTTCGTGGTCGTGTGCCGTCCCGATCCCAGCGTGCTGCGGGCCGCCGCGTGCGGGTTGATCACGCTGCTCGCCATCGCCACCGGGCGCCGCCGGTCACTGATCCCCGCGCTGGCCGCCGCCGTACTGCTGCTCGTCCTGTACGACCCCTGGCTGGCGCGCAGTTACGGCTTTCTGCTCTCCGTGCTGGCAACCGGCGCCCTGCTCACCATCGGCCCGGGGTGGAGCGCGGCGCTGCAACGCAGAGGGGTGCCGCCCAGGCTCGCCGAGGCGCTGGCCGCGTCAGCCGCGGCACAGGCCGTGTGCGCACCCGTGGTGGCGGTGTTCGCGGCCAGGGTCAGCCTGGTGGCGATCCCCTGCAACCTCGCCGCCGAACTCGCGGTCGGCCCGGCCACGATCCTCGGCTTCGCCGCTCTCGCCGCGGCACCGCTCGCCATACCGGTCGCAGAGGTACTGGCCCGGTGTGCGGGGTGGCCCGCCGGGTGGATCGCCTCCGTCGCCCGTGCCGGGGCGGCGCTGCCCGGGGCGGAGGTGGGCTGGCCGGACGGCTGGCCCGGCGGGCTGCTGCTCGCCGCCCTCACGGCCCTGATCGTGCTCGTCGCGCGCCGGCTGCCGCGCCGCCCCTGGGTGGCCGTCGTCTGCGCGCTGCTGCTCCTGCTCGCCGTGCTGCGCCCGGCCCGGCTCACCAGGGTCGTCACCGGCTGGCCGCCGCCGGGCTGGACGTTCGCGATGTGCGATGTCGGGCAGGGGGACACGACGGTGCTCGCGGCGGGAGACGGCGCGGCTGTGGTCGTCGACGCGGGGCCCGACCCGGAGCTCGCCGACCGTTGTCTGCGCGATCTGGGCGTCACCCGGGTTCCGCTGGTCCTGCTGACGCATTTTCACGCCGACCATGTCCGGGGGCTGCCCGGGGTGCTGAGGGGGCGGGCGGTGGGCGCGGTCCAGACGACGACATTCGACGAGCCGCGGGGCCAGAGCGCGTTCGTACGGAGAACGACCGTCGCCGCGGGGGTGCCGGTCATCCGCGCGGGACCGGGGGAGCAGCGCCGGGTCGGGCGGCTCGCCTGGCAGGTCCTGTGGCCGCCGTCGGCACGGGGTCCTGGCCGAACCGCCGCACCGGACGGGCCCAATGACGCGAGCGTCACGCTGTTCGTACGGATCGACGGCGGCCCCACCCTCCTGCTCCTCGGCGACCTCGAACCACCGGCCCAGCGGGGGCTGTTGCGGGCCTTTCCGGTACTCCCGCCGGTCGATGTCCTCAAGGTCGCCCATCACGGATCGGCCCACCAGGACCCGGGGCTGCTGCGGAGCGTGCGACCGCGCCTGGCGTTGATCTCCTGTGGCCGGGACAACCCTTACGGGCACCCCTCGCCCCGTACCGTCGGCGCGCTCCGGTCCGGGGGAGCGGTGGTGCTGCGCACCGACACGGAGGGGGCGATCGCGGTGGCGGGACACGGCCGCGAGCTGCGGGCGAGCCTTGAAAAGATATCCTTGCAAAGAAAGGCGCCTACTACGCGCTCACCCACGCCTTCCGGCCGGTAG
- a CDS encoding HNH endonuclease signature motif containing protein: MKAIPITAPITEADTRRFWVKVALPNENGCLLWTAGKTSRGYGAFDHCGRKVVAHRFAYAALVGPVPEGLELDHLCRDRACVTPDHLEPVTHVENVRRGDAGTNQAVKTHCPQGHEYDDANTYAAPGNRRRCRGCHREHMRARRATQRTQGGAA; the protein is encoded by the coding sequence ATGAAAGCTATCCCGATCACTGCGCCCATCACAGAGGCGGACACGCGTCGCTTCTGGGTGAAGGTCGCACTGCCCAACGAGAACGGCTGTCTGCTCTGGACTGCCGGAAAGACGAGCCGCGGGTACGGAGCCTTCGATCACTGCGGGCGCAAGGTTGTCGCCCATCGCTTCGCGTACGCAGCCCTGGTCGGCCCGGTCCCTGAGGGGCTGGAGCTGGACCACCTGTGCCGCGACCGGGCCTGCGTCACCCCGGATCACCTGGAACCTGTCACACACGTGGAGAACGTCCGGCGCGGGGATGCGGGCACGAACCAGGCAGTCAAGACGCACTGCCCGCAGGGTCACGAGTACGACGATGCGAACACCTATGCCGCGCCCGGGAACCGGCGGAGGTGCCGCGGCTGCCACCGCGAGCACATGCGCGCCCGTCGTGCCACCCAGCGCACGCAGGGCGGTGCGGCATGA
- a CDS encoding ERF family protein — MSNTDLRVHTALANVMRDVVPVSKDRVNSSQRYSFRGIDDLMSAVAGPMRAHGVFILPEVIEKTAERHGEKMTTVRITMRYRVYGPAGDCLEATVPGEASDFADKATNKAMSAALKYFLLQVLMIPVDGRSIDDGDRDHPEPPAATQAAPERQQRTSAQPELAPDPGKLVEAAHNAMRAAREATDTEVLRGLWREADSAGLMGVPVQVPNAGEMPLQSVLIYHGARLAETKAVAV; from the coding sequence ATGAGCAACACAGATCTCCGTGTCCACACCGCACTGGCGAACGTCATGCGCGACGTCGTCCCGGTCAGCAAGGACCGGGTCAACTCCTCGCAGCGCTACAGCTTCCGTGGCATCGACGACCTGATGTCGGCCGTCGCCGGACCGATGCGCGCACACGGCGTGTTCATCCTCCCCGAGGTCATCGAGAAGACTGCCGAGCGGCACGGCGAGAAGATGACCACCGTCCGCATCACCATGCGGTACCGCGTCTACGGGCCAGCCGGTGACTGCCTGGAAGCCACCGTGCCCGGGGAAGCGTCCGACTTCGCCGACAAGGCCACCAACAAGGCCATGTCCGCAGCGCTGAAGTACTTCCTGCTGCAGGTACTGATGATCCCCGTGGACGGGCGCAGCATCGACGACGGTGATCGCGATCACCCTGAGCCGCCGGCCGCCACGCAGGCTGCGCCCGAGCGGCAACAGCGGACCTCCGCACAGCCCGAGCTCGCGCCAGACCCCGGCAAGTTGGTGGAGGCGGCCCACAACGCGATGCGCGCTGCCAGGGAGGCGACCGACACGGAGGTCCTCCGGGGCCTGTGGCGCGAGGCTGACTCCGCCGGACTGATGGGCGTGCCCGTCCAGGTACCGAACGCGGGTGAGATGCCGCTTCAGTCGGTGCTCATCTACCACGGTGCGCGGCTCGCGGAGACCAAGGCGGTGGCGGTATGA
- a CDS encoding helix-turn-helix transcriptional regulator, translating into MSSNKIRRTARWTAKRYRSEALRRRELRAERKPLVRDARHAVAAAKALDPSGITSAVHTAERGLKTAQRRVPDSLPVFALKSAAGLGTAAYVGLPAIPEEVWAWGGSGAGTMAAGAAVIAIVRSKRAPRGLEPSKEERALLARLQPEHWREHCEKRGLAGTLTGKPKLTESGIVCAVRLDGTWTAAKLSSSGDHVRALLGARTDLRIETKAGKKGGWAELTIRTRSAADGDDLLWTPERRSLGVDTVTGEQVTVPLGERLLIAGRSGAGKSVASRPLLYDASEGGSNALAIIDLKRVEGRLWDHRARVASTPDEVVTLVDELEAEMHDRLNVLPKGQDTWTPTADRPRITVVVDEGAEVVTAAKDALEGLESLARMGRAACIDLWWMTQKPTIGDGVPKQISPQISTSICLAVRTPTEARVVLGEDAQAKGWNADELPAPGVALIRDGKRGPDPVRVRYMDKAVVIALPAQPIWSRAMDPSDRKQSVSMAKAPAPAQDSEGKVLAAIADGAGQVPTLVERTGLSRATVNRLLIGLLDAGQVRRADRGRYALATPAEAM; encoded by the coding sequence GTGAGCAGCAACAAGATACGCCGCACAGCCCGTTGGACCGCCAAGCGCTACCGATCCGAAGCGCTGCGCCGCAGGGAACTGCGCGCGGAGCGCAAGCCGTTGGTCCGCGATGCCCGCCACGCGGTCGCCGCTGCCAAGGCACTGGATCCGTCCGGCATCACCAGCGCGGTCCACACCGCAGAGCGTGGACTCAAGACCGCACAGCGCCGGGTACCGGACTCGCTGCCCGTGTTCGCGCTCAAGTCAGCGGCTGGTCTCGGCACAGCGGCGTACGTCGGTCTGCCCGCCATCCCGGAAGAAGTCTGGGCTTGGGGTGGCAGCGGTGCTGGCACCATGGCGGCCGGCGCTGCTGTGATTGCCATCGTGCGCAGCAAGCGTGCACCCCGAGGGCTTGAGCCCAGCAAGGAGGAGCGAGCGCTGCTCGCCAGGCTGCAGCCCGAGCACTGGCGCGAGCACTGCGAGAAGCGGGGCCTGGCGGGAACCCTCACAGGAAAGCCCAAGCTCACCGAATCGGGCATCGTCTGCGCGGTCCGCCTCGATGGCACGTGGACCGCGGCCAAGCTGAGCAGCTCGGGCGACCACGTGCGCGCGCTGCTCGGCGCCAGGACTGACCTTCGCATCGAGACCAAGGCAGGGAAGAAGGGCGGATGGGCGGAGCTCACCATTCGGACCCGTTCGGCTGCGGATGGAGACGATCTGCTCTGGACTCCCGAGCGTCGCTCGCTCGGCGTCGACACCGTGACCGGGGAGCAGGTGACCGTACCGCTCGGGGAGCGGCTACTCATCGCCGGACGCTCCGGAGCAGGCAAGTCAGTGGCATCCCGACCGCTGCTGTACGACGCATCGGAGGGGGGGAGCAACGCGCTCGCCATCATCGACCTCAAGCGCGTCGAAGGCCGGTTGTGGGACCACCGCGCCCGCGTCGCATCCACCCCGGATGAGGTGGTCACGCTGGTCGATGAGCTCGAGGCGGAAATGCACGACAGGCTCAATGTCCTGCCCAAGGGCCAGGACACGTGGACACCGACCGCTGACCGCCCCCGGATCACGGTCGTTGTCGACGAGGGGGCGGAGGTGGTGACCGCAGCGAAAGACGCGCTCGAGGGGCTCGAGTCGCTCGCCCGAATGGGCAGGGCCGCATGCATCGACCTGTGGTGGATGACCCAGAAGCCGACCATCGGGGACGGGGTACCGAAGCAGATCAGCCCGCAGATCAGTACGTCGATCTGCCTCGCGGTCCGCACGCCGACGGAGGCCAGGGTTGTGCTCGGGGAGGATGCTCAGGCCAAGGGCTGGAACGCTGATGAGCTCCCGGCGCCCGGGGTGGCGCTGATCCGGGATGGCAAGCGCGGGCCCGACCCGGTCCGCGTGCGGTACATGGACAAGGCGGTTGTGATCGCACTGCCCGCGCAGCCCATTTGGTCCCGCGCCATGGACCCGAGCGACAGGAAGCAGTCCGTCAGCATGGCCAAGGCGCCTGCGCCGGCGCAGGACTCCGAGGGGAAGGTCCTCGCGGCCATCGCGGACGGTGCGGGCCAGGTCCCGACGCTGGTCGAACGGACCGGACTGTCGCGGGCCACGGTGAACCGGCTGCTGATCGGACTGCTGGACGCAGGCCAGGTCCGGCGGGCGGACCGTGGACGGTACGCCCTGGCCACCCCGGCGGAAGCCATGTAG
- a CDS encoding helix-turn-helix domain-containing protein, whose amino-acid sequence MRLEEAIGRNVARLRETAGLSQAQLGTALAAYLGKPWSRQAVSAAEKGRRAFTAAELVSLALALKTSLDLLLLPGALGSHGALLPGEAEFTDREYERAIVGESPKGDANPQSLDRARGALIAALRDQYGAYKLVAKSLESQAVFLDHASFALGFTDELIYDEIAPRND is encoded by the coding sequence ATGAGACTTGAAGAGGCCATCGGCCGGAACGTCGCACGCCTACGGGAGACTGCCGGCCTGTCTCAGGCGCAGCTCGGGACAGCACTGGCGGCCTATCTGGGCAAGCCCTGGAGCCGCCAGGCGGTATCCGCCGCAGAGAAAGGGCGCAGGGCCTTCACGGCTGCGGAGCTGGTATCCCTGGCACTGGCGTTGAAGACGTCCCTGGACCTACTCCTCCTGCCAGGCGCACTCGGCTCTCACGGGGCGCTGCTCCCAGGGGAAGCGGAGTTCACGGACCGGGAGTACGAGCGGGCGATTGTCGGCGAGAGCCCGAAAGGGGACGCGAACCCCCAGTCCCTGGACCGCGCACGCGGTGCGTTGATTGCAGCACTCCGAGACCAGTACGGCGCTTACAAGCTTGTGGCCAAGAGCCTTGAGAGCCAAGCCGTCTTCCTCGATCACGCATCGTTCGCGCTCGGATTCACGGACGAATTGATCTATGACGAGATCGCGCCCCGGAATGACTGA
- a CDS encoding helix-turn-helix transcriptional regulator, translated as MKTNPAPDTVRYLTTEQVAARYHAAPSTVRCWRLNGYGPKFVKVGRRALYAENDLARFEASQVRKPGTK; from the coding sequence GTGAAGACCAACCCCGCCCCGGACACGGTCAGGTACCTGACCACGGAACAAGTCGCAGCCCGGTATCACGCTGCGCCGAGCACCGTTCGCTGCTGGCGCCTCAATGGCTACGGCCCCAAGTTCGTGAAGGTCGGCCGCCGGGCTCTCTACGCCGAAAACGACCTGGCCCGCTTCGAAGCAAGCCAGGTGCGGAAGCCGGGCACCAAGTGA
- a CDS encoding phage/plasmid primase, P4 family, with amino-acid sequence MTTAVDARQIVEDALAQTVAMRGTEWDCPVCGGPRKLGKLTSAHPTCFVASCDGHHSNRGADAVLEAIGLTRRDLRGDSRTAPVAHVDGQTSLEEAAPTPAADSAPASALSPEHEAEILQGSSVDRGVAADRGYRTLLGVPDDRAMLAEQGFSRRQTEREDAYPALYIPLYRATGEQIAAQIKPSVPRQSQSPNGKVRELKYENPAGSPVHVDVPPFTQQHIRNTSVSLWITEGIKKVDALVSKGRAAVGITGVYNWRSKLGTLGDWEDIPLKDRTIVVCFDADAAKNMNVLRAMNRLGAWLKSKGATPHYLIVPPEVNGTTVKGVDDYFAAGGTMDGLQAASSARQPDTSTSDGTYSDAFMAETIADEVFDGRFCYTSGAGWLRWDGRVWLRCKDDSDAVEAVRKYVKNRFADVVEGLRATTGQPTNANAIDGWRSLLSSSRISAVTKLAKGIVKVDDEALDADRHLLNTPSGIVDMRTLDLLPHDPERYMTRITGADYNPRATSAGWDQILTALPDETRPYLQEVLGQAITGYRNPRDQAPLLSAGGKNGKSTIMAATSKAIGDYAVLVPDAVLVGSAQRDETMVLRGARLALIEELPEGAHLNAVQLKKATSPQMSGHHLYQSETTWDTTHSLVVTTNYRPIVSETDEGTWRRLSLIPFPYTFVSDPKEPHERQGDPTLVTRAENGDPEIIAAALRWLVDGAHKWFTAGMVLSDEPEQIRKATRAWREETDLVLAFWGEQLIPDGGSHVATLDMRQAFNEWAQERGNNPLAERVFLQRFGDHSQTQSHRVEKAAKSRDKEGASRHERVLGDFNAKPLPVAYPRWGGVRFRTNEDDAEKNEGGVPGVPTKTKVPLYVGTEEVSKESAHPAHPPLPDPDHPCSVCWSTGARTRCWSTCTR; translated from the coding sequence GTGACTACTGCCGTCGATGCACGTCAGATCGTTGAGGACGCTCTCGCGCAGACCGTAGCCATGCGTGGCACGGAATGGGACTGCCCTGTGTGCGGCGGCCCCAGGAAGCTGGGGAAGCTGACGTCCGCCCACCCGACCTGCTTCGTTGCGAGCTGCGATGGCCACCACAGCAACAGGGGCGCTGACGCCGTACTCGAAGCGATCGGCCTGACCAGGCGAGACCTGCGCGGTGACAGCCGCACAGCCCCCGTCGCTCACGTCGATGGCCAGACCAGCCTCGAGGAGGCTGCGCCGACGCCGGCGGCCGACAGCGCGCCGGCGTCCGCTCTCAGTCCGGAGCACGAGGCAGAGATCCTGCAAGGGTCCTCAGTGGACCGTGGTGTCGCAGCCGATCGCGGCTACCGGACGCTGCTCGGGGTCCCTGACGATCGAGCGATGCTCGCCGAACAGGGCTTCAGCCGTCGACAGACGGAGCGTGAGGACGCCTACCCGGCGCTGTACATCCCTCTCTACCGGGCGACTGGCGAGCAGATCGCCGCGCAGATCAAGCCCAGCGTCCCCCGGCAGTCCCAGAGCCCGAACGGGAAGGTCCGGGAGCTCAAGTACGAGAATCCGGCAGGGTCCCCCGTGCACGTCGACGTCCCTCCGTTCACCCAGCAGCACATCAGGAACACCTCGGTATCCCTGTGGATCACCGAGGGCATCAAAAAGGTCGATGCTCTCGTGTCTAAGGGGCGCGCGGCAGTCGGCATCACCGGGGTCTACAACTGGCGCAGCAAGCTCGGGACGCTCGGGGATTGGGAGGACATCCCGCTCAAGGACCGCACGATCGTTGTCTGCTTCGACGCCGACGCGGCGAAGAACATGAATGTCCTGCGGGCTATGAATCGGCTGGGCGCGTGGCTCAAGTCCAAGGGTGCCACCCCGCACTATCTGATCGTCCCGCCCGAGGTGAACGGGACGACCGTCAAGGGAGTCGATGACTACTTCGCGGCCGGCGGGACGATGGACGGATTGCAGGCCGCGTCCAGTGCGAGGCAGCCAGACACGTCCACGTCGGACGGTACGTACTCCGACGCATTCATGGCAGAGACCATCGCCGATGAGGTCTTCGACGGAAGGTTCTGCTACACCTCCGGCGCCGGATGGCTGCGCTGGGACGGCCGTGTGTGGCTGCGCTGCAAGGACGACTCGGATGCAGTCGAAGCGGTCCGCAAGTACGTCAAGAACCGGTTTGCGGACGTCGTGGAGGGCCTGCGGGCAACCACGGGACAGCCGACCAACGCTAACGCCATAGACGGCTGGAGAAGCCTCCTGTCGTCGTCCCGCATCAGCGCGGTGACCAAGCTCGCCAAAGGCATCGTCAAGGTCGACGACGAAGCGCTTGACGCCGACCGCCACCTGCTCAACACCCCCAGCGGCATCGTCGACATGCGCACGCTGGATCTACTGCCACACGACCCCGAGCGGTACATGACTCGGATCACCGGCGCGGACTACAACCCACGTGCCACCTCTGCCGGCTGGGACCAGATCCTCACGGCTCTGCCCGACGAGACTCGCCCGTACCTGCAAGAGGTTCTCGGGCAGGCCATCACCGGATACAGGAACCCACGGGATCAGGCACCCCTCCTGAGCGCGGGCGGCAAGAACGGCAAGTCGACCATCATGGCTGCCACGTCCAAGGCCATCGGGGACTACGCGGTACTGGTGCCCGACGCGGTTCTGGTCGGAAGCGCCCAGCGGGACGAAACGATGGTCCTTCGCGGGGCCAGGCTCGCCCTGATAGAGGAGCTCCCGGAGGGGGCGCACCTCAACGCGGTGCAGCTCAAGAAAGCCACGTCACCGCAGATGAGCGGACACCACCTGTACCAGTCGGAGACGACATGGGACACGACGCACAGCCTGGTGGTGACCACCAACTACCGGCCGATCGTCTCGGAGACGGATGAGGGAACCTGGCGCAGGCTCTCTCTGATCCCCTTCCCGTACACGTTCGTCTCCGACCCCAAAGAGCCGCATGAGCGGCAGGGGGACCCAACGCTGGTCACCAGGGCGGAGAACGGCGATCCAGAGATCATTGCGGCTGCGCTGCGGTGGCTGGTCGACGGAGCCCATAAGTGGTTCACGGCAGGGATGGTTCTCTCGGATGAGCCGGAGCAGATCCGGAAAGCCACCAGGGCCTGGCGGGAAGAGACAGACCTGGTCCTCGCCTTCTGGGGCGAGCAACTGATCCCTGACGGAGGCAGTCATGTCGCGACGCTGGACATGCGCCAGGCATTCAACGAATGGGCTCAGGAGCGAGGGAACAACCCCCTCGCGGAACGGGTGTTCTTGCAGCGGTTCGGCGATCACTCGCAGACGCAGAGCCACCGGGTGGAAAAGGCAGCCAAGTCCCGAGACAAGGAAGGCGCATCTCGGCATGAGCGAGTGCTCGGGGACTTCAATGCTAAGCCGCTACCGGTGGCGTACCCCCGATGGGGCGGGGTGCGATTCCGGACAAACGAGGACGATGCGGAGAAGAACGAGGGGGGTGTGCCGGGTGTGCCGACTAAAACCAAAGTCCCTCTATACGTAGGAACTGAGGAGGTTTCAAAAGAGTCGGCACACCCGGCACACCCCCCGCTCCCAGACCCCGATCACCCGTGCTCTGTCTGCTGGTCCACTGGCGCCCGCACCCGCTGCTGGTCCACCTGTACTCGCTGA